One region of Pseudomonas sp. ABC1 genomic DNA includes:
- a CDS encoding chemotaxis protein CheA, producing MSFDADEEILQDFLVEAGEILELLSEQLVELESSPDDMALLNAIFRGFHTVKGGAGFLQLHELVECCHIAENVFDIMRKGERRVDSELMDVVLQALDAINAMFDQVRERTELTPASPELLAALTRLATPAANDAPAPVVEAVVEPTPPPPEPEAVTADTEFEQLLDAVAEPTASTSMDEITDAEFESLLDQLHGDGQFNAAAISQAAPEVHAAAPSGSDEITDDEFESLLDQLHGKGQFSVKNDAVAAVAPAAPVEPEAAPGEHITDDEFEALLDQLHGKGQFSPVTDEAPAPAAAKPASQPVAESKPAPAKPAAAPAASPAAAKPEAPKRAAAAPAAEKGAPETETTVRVDTARLDDIMNMVGELVLVRNRLVRLGANSGDEAMSKAVSNLDVVTADLQSAVMKTRMQPIKKVFGRFPRLVRDIARNLKKEINLELVGEETDLDKNLVEALADPLVHLVRNSADHGIELPEEREAAGKPRVGRVVLSAEQEGDHILLLITDDGKGMDANVLRAKAVEKGMLDKDAADRLSELECYNLIFAPGFSTKTEISDVSGRGVGMDVVKTKISQLNGTVNVFSTKGVGTRVVIKVPLTLAIMPTLMVMLGQQAFAFPLVNVNEIFHLDLSRTNVVDGQEVVIVRDKALPLFYLKRWLVRGSEHEVQREGHVVILSVGNQSIGFVVDQLIGQEEVVIKPLGKMLQGTPGMSGATITGDGRIALILDVPSMLKRYARRG from the coding sequence ATGAGCTTCGACGCCGACGAGGAAATCCTCCAGGACTTTCTGGTTGAGGCCGGCGAGATTCTCGAACTATTGTCAGAGCAACTGGTGGAGCTGGAGAGCAGCCCCGATGACATGGCGTTGCTCAATGCGATTTTTCGCGGCTTTCATACGGTAAAAGGGGGCGCTGGCTTCCTGCAGTTGCATGAGTTGGTCGAGTGTTGCCATATCGCGGAAAACGTCTTCGACATCATGCGCAAGGGCGAGCGCCGCGTCGATTCCGAGCTGATGGACGTGGTATTGCAGGCACTGGATGCCATCAATGCGATGTTCGATCAGGTACGCGAGCGTACCGAGCTGACGCCGGCTTCGCCGGAGCTGTTGGCGGCGCTGACACGCCTGGCCACGCCGGCTGCGAACGACGCGCCGGCACCGGTCGTCGAGGCCGTTGTCGAGCCGACGCCCCCACCACCAGAGCCCGAGGCTGTCACTGCCGATACCGAGTTCGAGCAATTGCTCGATGCCGTGGCCGAGCCGACTGCCAGCACGAGCATGGACGAGATCACCGACGCGGAGTTCGAGTCCCTGCTGGACCAACTGCATGGCGACGGTCAGTTCAATGCCGCCGCGATTTCGCAGGCTGCACCGGAGGTGCATGCTGCTGCGCCATCTGGCAGCGACGAAATCACCGATGACGAATTCGAGTCGCTTCTGGACCAGTTGCATGGCAAGGGCCAGTTCAGCGTGAAGAATGATGCGGTAGCCGCCGTGGCGCCGGCGGCTCCGGTCGAGCCCGAAGCCGCGCCGGGCGAACACATCACCGATGATGAGTTCGAGGCCCTGCTGGACCAGTTGCATGGCAAGGGCCAGTTTTCGCCCGTCACGGACGAGGCGCCCGCACCTGCTGCGGCAAAGCCTGCCAGCCAACCGGTTGCCGAGAGCAAGCCAGCGCCAGCCAAGCCGGCTGCAGCACCTGCTGCCAGCCCGGCAGCCGCCAAGCCGGAGGCGCCCAAGCGTGCCGCAGCGGCTCCTGCCGCCGAGAAAGGTGCGCCGGAAACCGAGACGACCGTCCGTGTCGACACGGCGCGCCTCGACGACATCATGAACATGGTGGGCGAACTGGTGCTGGTGCGTAACCGCCTGGTACGCCTGGGCGCCAACAGTGGCGACGAGGCCATGTCCAAGGCCGTTTCAAACCTCGATGTGGTGACAGCCGACCTGCAGAGTGCGGTGATGAAGACCCGCATGCAGCCGATCAAGAAGGTCTTCGGGCGTTTCCCGCGGCTGGTGCGCGACATCGCACGCAACCTGAAGAAAGAAATCAACCTTGAACTGGTCGGCGAAGAAACCGACCTGGACAAGAACCTGGTCGAGGCCCTGGCCGACCCGCTGGTGCACTTGGTGCGCAACTCGGCGGACCACGGCATCGAACTGCCCGAAGAACGCGAGGCGGCAGGTAAGCCGCGCGTCGGGCGTGTCGTGCTGTCGGCGGAACAGGAGGGTGACCATATCCTGCTGCTGATCACGGACGACGGCAAAGGGATGGATGCCAACGTCCTGCGTGCCAAGGCGGTCGAGAAGGGCATGCTGGACAAGGATGCCGCCGATCGCCTGAGCGAGCTGGAGTGCTACAACCTGATCTTCGCGCCGGGCTTTTCCACCAAGACGGAAATCTCCGATGTGTCGGGGCGTGGCGTCGGCATGGACGTGGTCAAGACCAAGATTTCCCAGCTCAACGGCACGGTCAACGTGTTCTCCACCAAGGGCGTGGGCACGCGTGTGGTCATCAAGGTGCCACTGACGCTGGCGATCATGCCGACCCTGATGGTGATGCTGGGGCAGCAGGCCTTCGCCTTCCCGCTGGTCAACGTCAACGAGATCTTCCACCTGGACCTGTCGCGCACCAACGTGGTCGACGGCCAGGAAGTGGTGATCGTGCGCGACAAGGCCTTGCCGCTCTTCTACCTCAAGCGCTGGCTGGTGCGCGGTTCCGAGCACGAAGTGCAGCGCGAGGGGCATGTGGTGATCCTCAGCGTCGGCAACCAGAGCATCGGTTTTGTCGTCGACCAGTTGATCGGCCAGGAAGAAGTGGTCATCAAGCCGCTCGGCAAGATGTTGCAAGGAACGCCCGGCATGTCTGGCGCGACCATCACCGGGGATGGCCGGATCGCTCTGATTCTGGATGTTCCAAGCATGCTCAAGCGCTACGCGCGCCGGGGCTGA
- a CDS encoding chemotaxis response regulator protein-glutamate methylesterase, whose amino-acid sequence MVVKVLVVDDSGFFRRRVTEILSSDPQIQVVGTASNGREAVERTQALKPDVITMDYEMPMMDGITAVRQIMQLCPTPVLMFSSLTHEGARVTLDALDAGAVDYLPKNFEDISRNPDKVKQMLCEKVHTVSRSNRRYSGFSSSSSAAPAPRPATRPLAGSPIGSARPQPAAPTPAPATSAAPKRKAYKLVAIGTSTGGPVALQRVLTQLPANFPAPIVLIQHMPAAFTKAFADRLDKLCRINVKEAEDGDLLRPGLALLAPGGKQMMIDGRGSVRILPGDERLNYKPCVDITFGSAAKSFSDKVLAVVLTGMGADGREGARLLKQAGSQVWAQDEASCVIYGMPMAIVKAELEDAVYSLDDIGRHLTEACL is encoded by the coding sequence ATGGTAGTCAAGGTGCTGGTAGTCGACGATTCCGGTTTTTTCCGCCGGCGCGTTACCGAAATCCTTTCATCCGACCCGCAGATTCAGGTCGTTGGCACGGCCAGTAATGGCCGTGAAGCCGTGGAACGCACCCAGGCGCTGAAGCCTGATGTCATCACCATGGACTACGAGATGCCGATGATGGACGGCATCACGGCAGTGCGGCAGATCATGCAGCTCTGCCCGACGCCGGTGTTGATGTTTTCCTCCCTGACCCATGAAGGCGCCAGGGTGACGCTGGATGCGCTGGATGCCGGCGCGGTCGATTATCTGCCGAAGAATTTCGAGGACATTTCGCGCAACCCGGACAAGGTCAAGCAGATGCTCTGCGAGAAGGTGCACACCGTTTCGCGCAGCAACCGCCGCTACAGCGGTTTTTCGAGCTCCAGCAGCGCAGCGCCGGCACCACGACCTGCCACGCGACCGCTGGCCGGTTCGCCCATTGGCAGTGCTCGTCCTCAGCCTGCGGCGCCGACTCCCGCGCCGGCCACTTCGGCCGCGCCCAAGCGCAAGGCCTACAAGCTGGTGGCCATCGGCACGTCGACGGGCGGTCCGGTTGCCCTGCAACGTGTGCTGACCCAGTTGCCTGCCAATTTCCCGGCACCGATCGTGCTGATCCAACACATGCCGGCAGCCTTCACCAAGGCCTTCGCCGACCGCCTGGACAAGCTGTGCCGCATCAATGTCAAGGAAGCCGAGGATGGCGACCTGCTGCGTCCCGGTCTCGCACTGCTGGCGCCGGGCGGCAAGCAGATGATGATCGACGGGCGCGGCAGCGTACGCATCCTGCCGGGCGATGAGCGACTCAATTACAAGCCTTGCGTGGACATCACCTTCGGTTCCGCCGCCAAGTCCTTCTCGGACAAGGTGCTGGCCGTGGTCCTGACCGGCATGGGCGCGGACGGGCGTGAAGGCGCGCGTCTGCTCAAGCAGGCGGGCAGCCAGGTCTGGGCGCAGGACGAGGCCAGCTGCGTGATCTATGGCATGCCCATGGCGATCGTCAAGGCCGAGCTGGAAGACGCCGTCTACAGCCTCGACGACATCGGCCGGCACCTGACCGAGGCTTGCCTGTGA
- a CDS encoding flagellar motor protein — MDVLSLIGLVLAFIAIVGGNFLEGGQISALLNGPAALIVVGGTLGAVLLQTPIAVFMRALSIGKWILFPPTIDLQRGINQVTGWSNAARKEGLLGLEPVAESERDPYARKGLQLLVDGSEPEVIRSIMEVDMYTQETRDLRAAKVFESMGGYSPTIGIIGAVMGLIHVMGNLADPGQLGSGIAVAFVATIYGVGMANLLLLPVGNKLKSVVQRQTVYREMLLEGILSIAEGENPRSIELKLQGFVD; from the coding sequence ATGGATGTACTCAGCCTGATCGGGCTCGTCCTGGCATTCATTGCCATCGTCGGTGGCAACTTCCTCGAAGGCGGCCAGATTTCCGCGTTGCTCAATGGCCCGGCTGCGCTGATCGTGGTGGGCGGGACGTTGGGCGCGGTCCTGCTGCAGACGCCGATCGCGGTGTTCATGCGCGCGCTGTCCATCGGCAAGTGGATCCTGTTCCCGCCCACCATCGACCTGCAGCGTGGCATCAACCAGGTGACCGGCTGGAGCAATGCCGCCCGCAAGGAAGGCCTGCTGGGCCTTGAGCCCGTGGCCGAGAGCGAGCGCGATCCGTATGCCCGCAAGGGCTTGCAACTGCTGGTCGATGGGTCCGAGCCGGAAGTCATCCGCAGCATCATGGAAGTCGACATGTACACCCAGGAAACCCGTGACCTGCGGGCTGCCAAGGTGTTCGAGAGCATGGGCGGCTATTCGCCGACCATCGGTATCATCGGTGCCGTGATGGGGCTGATCCACGTCATGGGCAACCTGGCCGATCCGGGCCAGCTTGGCAGTGGTATCGCCGTGGCATTCGTGGCGACTATCTATGGCGTGGGCATGGCCAACCTGCTGCTGTTGCCGGTGGGCAACAAGCTCAAGAGCGTCGTGCAGCGCCAGACGGTGTACCGCGAGATGCTGCTGGAAGGCATCCTGTCTATTGCCGAGGGCGAGAACCCGCGCTCGATCGAACTGAAGCTGCAAGGCTTCGTGGACTGA
- the motD gene encoding flagellar motor protein MotD, with product MARRRRQEEPENHERWLVSYADFITLLFAFFVVMYSISSINEGKYKILSESLVGVFNQVDKAVKPIPVGEDRARTTTPAVSQVDEPQSTGEQDPLESIADSVREAFSELIGSEQLKVRGNELWIEIELSSNLLFPSGDAVPNDNAFELIEKVASILAPFENPVHVEGFTDNQPISTSIYPTNWELSAARASSVVRILAGNGVNPSRLASVGYGEYQPVADNATAEGRASNRRVILVVSRNLDVRRSVSGVGSSNAKPDAALRRTGTQTAPGSTR from the coding sequence ATGGCCCGACGCAGACGCCAGGAGGAGCCCGAGAACCACGAACGGTGGCTGGTCTCCTACGCGGATTTCATTACGCTGCTGTTCGCCTTCTTCGTGGTGATGTACTCGATTTCCTCGATCAACGAGGGCAAGTACAAGATTCTCAGCGAGTCTCTGGTCGGGGTGTTCAACCAGGTCGATAAAGCGGTCAAGCCGATTCCGGTTGGCGAGGATCGGGCGCGGACGACCACGCCAGCGGTGTCCCAGGTCGACGAGCCGCAATCCACCGGTGAGCAGGACCCGCTGGAGAGCATCGCCGACAGCGTGCGTGAAGCCTTTTCCGAGCTGATCGGCAGCGAGCAGTTGAAAGTACGTGGCAATGAGCTGTGGATCGAGATCGAGCTGAGTTCCAACTTGCTCTTTCCCAGTGGCGATGCAGTGCCCAATGACAATGCCTTCGAGCTGATCGAGAAGGTCGCCAGTATTCTGGCGCCTTTCGAAAACCCCGTGCATGTCGAAGGTTTCACTGACAACCAGCCGATCAGCACCAGCATCTATCCGACCAACTGGGAGCTTTCCGCGGCGCGCGCCAGCAGTGTGGTGCGTATCCTGGCGGGAAATGGTGTCAATCCCTCACGGTTGGCGTCGGTTGGCTATGGCGAGTACCAGCCGGTGGCTGACAATGCGACAGCGGAAGGGCGTGCGAGCAATCGCCGGGTCATTCTGGTCGTTTCACGCAATCTGGATGTGCGCCGTAGTGTCAGTGGCGTCGGCAGCAGCAATGCGAAGCCGGATGCGGCCTTGCGCCGCACTGGCACACAAACTGCACCGGGTTCGACTCGTTGA
- a CDS encoding ParA family protein, which produces MRVWAVANQKGGVGKTTTSIALAGLLADAGKRVVVLDLDPHGSMTSYFGYDPDSLERSIFDLFQHEGNVPEGLPWQLLLSTSHERISLLPSSTVLATLERQSSGQNGLGLVVAKSLSQLWQDFDYAIIDSPPLLGVLMVNALAASQQLVIPVQTEFLAMKGLERMVSTLAMINRSRRQALPYTIVPTMFDRRTQASLSALKLLRSDYEANLCQAMIPIDTRLRDASRAGLTPSQFDPSSRAVLAYKVLLKHLLTLSNAAQVA; this is translated from the coding sequence ATGAGAGTCTGGGCAGTCGCCAATCAAAAAGGTGGTGTGGGCAAGACCACCACGTCCATTGCCCTCGCTGGCCTGCTGGCCGATGCCGGCAAGCGTGTCGTGGTGCTCGATCTCGACCCCCACGGGTCCATGACCAGCTATTTCGGCTACGATCCGGACAGCCTGGAGCGCAGCATTTTCGATCTGTTCCAGCATGAAGGGAACGTGCCCGAAGGGCTGCCCTGGCAATTGCTGCTGTCGACCAGCCATGAGCGCATTTCCCTGTTGCCGTCGAGTACCGTGCTGGCGACGCTGGAGCGCCAGTCGAGCGGCCAGAATGGCCTGGGACTGGTGGTGGCCAAGAGCCTGTCGCAGCTCTGGCAGGATTTCGACTACGCGATCATCGACAGCCCGCCATTGCTGGGTGTGCTGATGGTCAATGCGCTGGCCGCCAGCCAGCAACTGGTGATACCGGTGCAGACCGAGTTCCTGGCGATGAAGGGGCTCGAACGCATGGTCAGCACCCTGGCGATGATCAACCGCTCCCGCCGCCAGGCACTGCCCTATACGATCGTGCCGACGATGTTCGACCGCCGTACCCAAGCCTCTCTGAGCGCGCTGAAACTCTTGCGCAGCGATTACGAGGCCAATCTCTGCCAGGCGATGATCCCCATCGACACCCGTTTGCGCGACGCCAGCCGTGCCGGCCTGACGCCCTCCCAGTTCGACCCGAGCAGTCGGGCTGTGCTGGCCTACAAGGTTCTGCTCAAGCATCTGCTCACCTTGAGCAACGCTGCGCAGGTGGCCTGA
- a CDS encoding CheW domain-containing protein, with the protein MSRTTVLTRPSPQQALQSYLDALLTESVDSISQDEFEAAVLEERLRDTPVAQVEVAVTVPTAVAAVAEPVPVVAEQIVLDEPAVQVAPVTPPAGVPPLIEGGAPEWGQTPFECLLFDVAGLTLAVPLISLGSIHSLAGEELTPLFGQPDWFLGILPSNSGNLKVLDTARWVMGERYRDEFRSGLQYVISVQGYEWGLAVHQVSRSIQLDPKAVKWRSQRTQRPWLAGTVIEHMCALLDVSSLAGMIISGATRQAR; encoded by the coding sequence ATGAGCCGCACGACTGTCCTGACCCGGCCCAGCCCACAGCAGGCACTGCAATCCTATCTGGACGCATTGCTGACGGAATCCGTCGATTCCATCAGCCAGGATGAGTTCGAGGCGGCGGTGCTGGAAGAGCGCTTGCGCGATACGCCTGTGGCTCAGGTCGAAGTGGCTGTTACGGTGCCCACGGCGGTCGCCGCAGTTGCTGAGCCTGTTCCGGTCGTGGCCGAGCAGATCGTTCTGGACGAACCTGCCGTGCAGGTTGCACCGGTCACGCCGCCTGCGGGTGTGCCGCCACTGATCGAGGGTGGGGCACCAGAGTGGGGGCAGACGCCTTTCGAGTGCCTGTTGTTCGACGTGGCAGGCCTTACACTGGCCGTGCCCCTGATCAGCCTGGGTAGCATTCATTCCCTCGCTGGCGAGGAGTTGACCCCGTTGTTCGGCCAGCCTGACTGGTTCCTTGGCATCCTGCCGAGCAACAGCGGTAACCTCAAGGTGCTGGATACCGCACGCTGGGTGATGGGGGAGCGTTACCGGGACGAGTTTCGCAGTGGGTTGCAGTATGTGATTTCCGTGCAGGGCTACGAATGGGGACTGGCTGTGCATCAGGTGAGCCGTTCGATCCAGCTCGACCCGAAGGCCGTCAAGTGGCGCTCCCAGCGTACCCAGCGGCCCTGGCTGGCGGGCACGGTGATCGAGCACATGTGTGCCTTGCTCGATGTGTCTTCCCTGGCTGGCATGATCATCAGCGGAGCGACTCGGCAAGCTCGCTGA
- a CDS encoding chemotaxis protein CheW → MKLTTAQGADDPVLQWVTFRLDNETYGINVMQVQEVLRYTEIAPVPGAPNYVLGIINLRGNVVTVIDTRQRFGLDSAPVSDNTRIVIIEADRQVVGILVDSVAEVVYLRQSEIETAPNVGNDESAKFIQGVCNKNNELLILVELEKMMSDEEWAELESI, encoded by the coding sequence ATGAAACTGACTACGGCACAGGGCGCTGATGATCCAGTGTTGCAATGGGTGACGTTCCGACTGGACAACGAAACCTATGGCATCAATGTCATGCAGGTGCAGGAAGTCCTGCGTTACACCGAAATCGCACCGGTTCCCGGTGCGCCGAACTATGTGCTGGGCATCATCAACCTGCGCGGCAACGTGGTGACGGTGATCGACACCCGCCAGCGTTTCGGCCTGGATTCTGCGCCGGTTTCCGACAATACCCGCATCGTGATCATCGAGGCCGACCGCCAGGTTGTCGGTATCCTCGTCGACAGCGTCGCCGAAGTGGTCTACCTGCGTCAGTCGGAAATCGAGACGGCGCCGAATGTCGGTAACGACGAGTCGGCTAAGTTCATCCAGGGCGTCTGCAACAAGAACAACGAGTTGCTGATCCTGGTCGAGCTGGAAAAAATGATGAGCGACGAAGAGTGGGCTGAACTGGAGAGCATCTGA
- a CDS encoding DUF2802 domain-containing protein: MLIASLVGAVIALAVCCCGLLGLCLWLLRMQRIQVQRQGERDAVRDRRIRELGSLLDTYLDGNVRMGDELSELRRLIEPLPDKIGQLELRDPNNFSFSQAAKLVGMGATVEDLTQSCGLSHSEAELMSKLHQARGKRD; this comes from the coding sequence ATGTTGATCGCCTCGCTGGTCGGAGCGGTGATTGCGCTGGCCGTCTGCTGTTGCGGATTGCTGGGGCTGTGCCTGTGGCTGCTGAGAATGCAGCGGATACAGGTCCAGCGTCAGGGCGAGCGCGATGCCGTGCGTGACCGGCGAATCCGCGAGCTGGGCAGCCTGCTGGACACCTATCTGGACGGTAATGTCCGCATGGGCGACGAGTTGAGCGAGCTGCGTCGGTTGATCGAGCCGCTGCCGGACAAGATCGGCCAGCTTGAACTGCGTGATCCCAATAACTTCTCCTTCAGCCAGGCCGCCAAGCTGGTCGGCATGGGCGCCACGGTCGAAGACCTGACCCAGTCGTGCGGACTCTCCCACTCCGAGGCTGAGCTGATGAGCAAGCTGCATCAGGCCCGGGGTAAGCGGGACTAG
- a CDS encoding EscU/YscU/HrcU family type III secretion system export apparatus switch protein, translating into MNTPRQAIALSYDGIQTPTLTAKGDDQLAEEILAIAREHEVPIYENAELVKLLARMELGDAIPEALYRTIAEIIAFAWYLKGKHPEGFGAATESEPLLQLEGPSEKPGAANGKSSR; encoded by the coding sequence ATGAACACACCCCGCCAGGCGATAGCGCTGAGCTACGACGGAATCCAGACACCAACCCTCACGGCCAAGGGCGATGACCAGCTCGCGGAAGAAATCCTCGCGATCGCTCGCGAACACGAAGTGCCTATCTACGAAAACGCGGAGCTGGTAAAGCTGCTGGCCCGCATGGAACTGGGGGATGCGATCCCGGAGGCGCTGTACCGCACCATCGCGGAAATCATTGCCTTCGCCTGGTACCTGAAGGGCAAACACCCGGAAGGTTTCGGCGCGGCGACAGAGTCAGAACCCTTGTTACAGTTGGAAGGGCCCAGCGAGAAGCCAGGGGCCGCAAACGGCAAATCGAGCCGTTGA
- a CDS encoding flagellar hook-length control protein FliK, with product MTEINTIPTTATSQVARSASVAPETALRLLQTQALLAAGESAEAEVISVRQSQTTTQAQNFEMTLRLTLPNGQQTTLDASSNKQASLGSAFTVTALATDRLQATALPDSRQPASSIDLSRLPVGSSVQARVIASQAQQSNGQVTYKAVISLQESPAIGQKLTIESTTPLSPGSLLTVQVQGSQSLSLVPLSGRIEQWLLNQQLDAQGSRQAQPQELLKTLQNLAGNLPGNLQAATEKLLALLPDMQQLSDPKLLAQALAKSGVFLEARLLSGQTQGLADDMKAALLRLIAQLPGAPGSTPMAAAQIGAALGQALPAFARSALGALGQAGNRQLALDFPLKGRLQMNADGEADLEVLLKLAAAAISRLQTHQLSSLAQTSTGPDGTQLTTWQLELPMRDQRDIVPLQIKLQREEKNNQEKQEKSDPLWKVELAFDIAPLGPLQVQAQLSRGSISSQIWAEQAETARLVDGELEHLRERLVASGLAVGELSCRRGTPPQGPRTTLEQRFVDERA from the coding sequence ATGACCGAGATCAACACTATCCCGACCACCGCGACCAGCCAGGTCGCTCGCAGCGCCTCCGTCGCGCCTGAAACGGCTCTGCGCCTGCTACAGACGCAGGCACTTCTGGCAGCCGGGGAAAGCGCCGAGGCGGAAGTGATTTCGGTCAGACAGTCGCAGACGACGACACAGGCGCAGAACTTCGAGATGACCCTGCGCCTGACCCTGCCCAACGGCCAGCAGACGACCCTGGATGCCAGCAGCAACAAACAGGCCTCCCTGGGGAGCGCGTTCACCGTCACCGCCCTCGCCACCGATCGCCTGCAAGCCACGGCGCTGCCGGACAGCCGCCAACCGGCCAGCAGCATCGACCTCAGTCGCTTGCCCGTGGGCAGCTCGGTACAGGCCCGGGTGATCGCCAGCCAGGCGCAGCAAAGCAATGGCCAGGTGACCTACAAGGCCGTGATCAGCCTGCAGGAATCCCCCGCCATCGGTCAGAAGCTGACCATCGAATCGACCACCCCGCTATCGCCCGGCAGCCTGCTGACCGTACAGGTCCAGGGGAGCCAATCCCTCTCGCTGGTTCCTCTCAGCGGGCGTATCGAGCAATGGCTGCTCAACCAGCAACTGGATGCCCAGGGCTCGCGCCAGGCGCAGCCTCAGGAGTTGCTCAAGACCCTGCAGAACCTGGCGGGCAACCTGCCCGGCAATCTGCAAGCCGCCACCGAAAAGCTGTTGGCATTGCTGCCCGACATGCAGCAACTGAGCGACCCCAAGCTGCTGGCCCAGGCCTTGGCCAAAAGCGGTGTCTTCCTCGAGGCGAGGCTGCTGTCCGGGCAGACCCAGGGACTGGCGGACGATATGAAAGCCGCCCTGCTGCGTCTGATTGCACAACTGCCCGGTGCGCCGGGCAGCACGCCGATGGCAGCAGCTCAGATCGGAGCCGCACTGGGCCAGGCCCTGCCCGCCTTTGCCCGCTCCGCGCTGGGCGCGCTTGGCCAGGCGGGAAACCGTCAACTGGCACTGGATTTCCCGCTGAAAGGCCGGCTGCAAATGAACGCCGATGGCGAGGCCGACCTGGAGGTATTGCTGAAACTGGCCGCCGCCGCCATCTCCCGGCTACAGACCCATCAACTGTCCAGCCTGGCCCAGACCAGCACCGGTCCCGACGGCACCCAGCTCACTACCTGGCAACTGGAACTGCCCATGCGGGACCAGCGCGATATCGTACCGTTGCAGATCAAGCTGCAACGAGAAGAGAAGAACAACCAGGAAAAACAGGAAAAGAGCGACCCGCTATGGAAGGTGGAACTGGCCTTCGACATCGCCCCGCTCGGTCCCTTGCAGGTACAGGCCCAATTGTCTCGCGGCAGCATTTCCAGCCAGATATGGGCCGAGCAGGCAGAGACTGCCCGACTGGTCGACGGCGAGCTGGAACATTTGCGCGAACGCCTGGTAGCGAGCGGCCTGGCCGTCGGCGAACTCAGTTGCCGCCGTGGCACGCCCCCCCAAGGGCCACGTACCACCCTCGAACAACGCTTCGTGGACGAACGAGCATGA
- the ccmA gene encoding cytochrome c biogenesis heme-transporting ATPase CcmA — MSSPFLEAVALSCERDWRLLFDGLELNVSPGDMLQIAGPNGSGKTSLLRLLCGLMSPTAGEVRLKGVPLQSQRGDLARNLLWIGHAPGIKGLLSAEENLAWLAALHQPASREAIWDALAAVGLRGFEDVPCYSLSAGQQRRVALARLYLSPPPLWVLDEPFTALDRQGVEQLEAHLAAHCEAGGMVLLTTHHTLSLRPAGYRELELGRGQGGRA; from the coding sequence GTGTCCAGTCCCTTTCTCGAAGCTGTAGCGCTCTCTTGTGAGCGGGATTGGCGCCTTTTGTTCGACGGGCTCGAATTGAATGTGTCGCCTGGCGATATGTTGCAGATCGCCGGCCCCAATGGCAGCGGCAAGACCAGCCTGCTGCGCCTGCTCTGCGGGCTGATGTCTCCGACCGCTGGCGAAGTGCGCCTCAAGGGGGTGCCGTTGCAGAGCCAGCGCGGCGATCTGGCGCGCAACCTGCTGTGGATCGGCCATGCGCCAGGCATCAAGGGCTTGCTCAGCGCCGAGGAAAACCTGGCCTGGCTGGCCGCGTTGCACCAGCCCGCCAGCCGCGAGGCGATCTGGGATGCGCTGGCCGCAGTGGGCTTGCGCGGTTTCGAGGATGTGCCCTGCTACAGCCTGTCGGCGGGGCAGCAGCGCCGAGTGGCGTTGGCGCGGCTTTATCTGAGCCCGCCGCCGCTGTGGGTGCTCGACGAGCCCTTCACGGCCCTCGACCGCCAGGGCGTCGAACAACTGGAAGCGCATCTGGCGGCCCATTGCGAGGCCGGTGGCATGGTCCTGCTGACCACTCACCACACGCTGTCACTGCGTCCGGCGGGGTATCGGGAGCTTGAACTGGGACGTGGCCAGGGAGGGAGGGCGTGA
- the ccmB gene encoding heme exporter protein CcmB: MSSVFYRLLVREARLLCRRPAELANPLVFFAIVIALFPLAVGPESQLLQTISPGLLWVAALLAVLLSLDGLFRSDFEDGSLEQWVVSPHPLALLVLAKVLAHWAFSGMALVLLAPLLGLMLGLPLPVIPVLLLSLLLGTPILSLLGAVGAALTVGLKRGGLLLALLILPLYIPVLILGSGALQAALQGLPVAGHLLWLASLTALAVTLTPFAIAAGLKISIGE; encoded by the coding sequence CTGTCTTCCGTGTTCTATCGACTGCTGGTACGCGAGGCACGCCTGTTGTGCCGGCGCCCCGCGGAGCTGGCCAATCCGCTGGTGTTCTTCGCCATCGTCATCGCACTGTTCCCGCTGGCGGTCGGGCCGGAGTCGCAACTGTTGCAAACGATTTCCCCGGGGCTGCTCTGGGTGGCAGCGCTATTGGCCGTGCTGCTCTCGCTGGACGGGCTTTTCCGCAGTGATTTCGAGGATGGCTCGCTGGAGCAGTGGGTCGTTTCGCCGCACCCGCTGGCGCTTCTGGTGCTCGCCAAGGTGCTGGCACACTGGGCGTTTTCCGGCATGGCGCTGGTATTGCTGGCGCCGTTGCTTGGGCTCATGCTGGGATTGCCGCTGCCGGTCATCCCGGTGCTGTTGCTGTCATTGCTGCTCGGAACGCCGATTCTGAGCCTGCTGGGAGCGGTGGGAGCCGCCCTGACGGTCGGCCTCAAGCGTGGCGGCCTGTTGCTGGCGCTGCTGATCCTGCCGCTCTACATCCCGGTGCTGATCCTTGGCAGCGGGGCATTGCAGGCGGCCCTGCAAGGATTGCCGGTAGCCGGTCATCTGTTATGGCTGGCCAGCCTGACCGCGCTTGCGGTTACCCTGACACCGTTTGCGATAGCCGCCGGGCTGAAGATCAGCATCGGCGAATAA